The Oreochromis niloticus isolate F11D_XX linkage group LG15, O_niloticus_UMD_NMBU, whole genome shotgun sequence genome includes a region encoding these proteins:
- the chrna2b gene encoding neuronal acetylcholine receptor subunit alpha-2 isoform X2 — protein sequence MGSNHLFSAGTAFIWALLLSPAALCDEKTHSHAEDDLFKTLFAGYNKWSRPVPNISDVVIVKFGLSIAQLIDVDEKNQMMTTNVWLKQEWNDYKLRWRPSDYDNVTSIRVPSELIWVPDIVLYNNADGEFAVTHMTKAHLFYTGKIRWVPPAIYKSSCSIDVTFFPFDQQNCKMKFGSWTYDKAKIDLEQIENTVDLSNYWESGEWAIINAVGTYNTKKYDCCHEIYPDITYFFIIRRLPLFYTINLIIPCLLISCLTVLVFYLPSDCGEKITLCISVLLSLTVFLLLITEIIPSTSLVIPLIGEYLLFTMIFVTLSIVITVFVLNVHHRSPSTHKMPHWVHSVFLDLIPRWLFMRRPAPDGRRRRLLLLQQEAAAERRQLRIAGYKSGNYISTSANWLRDGTTLEDPERSCYEDLELGTLTSYFSFRPPSPRPPGSTPPPQQKTPQNSQSRQEVVAGGNRHLTGTRGERGLEVCRHGD from the exons ATGGGATCCAACCACCTGTTCTCCGCCGGGACGGCTTTTATTTGGGCGCTACTCTTGAGTCCGGCCG CCCTCTGTGATGAGAAGACCCACTCACATGCTGAAGATGACCTTTTCAAGACCCTGTTCGCTGGGTACAACAAGTGGTCGAGACCTGTGCCAAACATCTCCGACGTCGTCATTGTCAAGTTTGGACTCTCCATAGCCCAGCTTATTGATGTG GATGAAAAGAACCAAATGATGACAACCAACGTGTGGCTTAAACAG GAGTGGAATGACTACAAGCTTCGCTGGAGACCGTCTGACTATGACAACGTGACATCCATAAGAGTGCCGTCAGAGCTCATATGGGTACCAGATATCGTCCTCTATAACAA TGCTGATGGCGAATTTGCTGTGACCCACATGACAAAAGCTCACCTATTCTACACGGGCAAAATTCGCTGGGTGCCTCCTGCCATTTACAAGAGCTCTTGCAGCATTGATGTCACCTTCTTCCCCTTCGAtcaacaaaactgtaaaatgaaatTTGGCTCCTGGACTTATGACAAGGCCAAAATTGACTTGGAGCAGATTGAAAATACTGTGGATCTCAGCAACTACTGGGAGAGCGGCGAATGGGCCATCATCAATGCCGTGGGAACGTATAATACAAAGAAATATGACTGCTGCCATGAGATTTACCCAGACATCACCTACTTCTTCATCATCCGACGTCTTCCCTTATTTTACACAATCAACCTCATCATCCCCTGTCTGCTGATCTCATGCCTCACGGTTTTGGTTTTCTATCTACCGTCAGACTGCGGTGAGAAGATCACCCTGTGTATCTCCGTGTTGTTATCCCTCACTGTCTTCCTGCTACTCATCACAGAGATCATACCGTCCACATCCCTTGTTATCCCTCTCATCGGCGAGTACCTCCTCTTCACCATGATTTTTGTCACCCTGTCCATCGTTATCACTGTCTTTGTCCTCAACGTCCACCACCGCTCTCCCAGCACTCACAAGATGCCCCACTGGGTCCACTCTGTGTTCCTGGACTTGATTCCACGTTGGTTGTTCATGAGGCGGCCCGCACCGGATGGCCGCCGTCGCAGGCTGCTGCTCCTTCAACAGGAAGCGGCGGCAGAGCGGCGGCAGCTCCGAATAGCTGGGTATAAATCGGGCAACTACATCAGCACCTCAGCTAACTGGCTAAGAGATGGGACCACACTGGAAGACCCCGAGAGAAGCTGTTATGAGGACTTGGAGCTGGGAACACTGACATCCTATTTCTCCTTCCGTCCTCCTTCGCCCAGGCCTCCAGGGTCAACTCCTCCGccacaacaaaaaaccccacagaacAGCCAGAGCCGACAAGAGGTGGTGGCAGGGGGGAACAGGCACTTAACTGGAACCAGAG GTGAAAGAGGACTGGAAGTATGTCGCCATGGTGATTGA
- the chrna2b gene encoding neuronal acetylcholine receptor subunit alpha-2 isoform X1 has product MGSNHLFSAGTAFIWALLLSPAALCDEKTHSHAEDDLFKTLFAGYNKWSRPVPNISDVVIVKFGLSIAQLIDVDEKNQMMTTNVWLKQEWNDYKLRWRPSDYDNVTSIRVPSELIWVPDIVLYNNADGEFAVTHMTKAHLFYTGKIRWVPPAIYKSSCSIDVTFFPFDQQNCKMKFGSWTYDKAKIDLEQIENTVDLSNYWESGEWAIINAVGTYNTKKYDCCHEIYPDITYFFIIRRLPLFYTINLIIPCLLISCLTVLVFYLPSDCGEKITLCISVLLSLTVFLLLITEIIPSTSLVIPLIGEYLLFTMIFVTLSIVITVFVLNVHHRSPSTHKMPHWVHSVFLDLIPRWLFMRRPAPDGRRRRLLLLQQEAAAERRQLRIAGYKSGNYISTSANWLRDGTTLEDPERSCYEDLELGTLTSYFSFRPPSPRPPGSTPPPQQKTPQNSQSRQEVVAGGNRHLTGTRGNSTPRPAKVDNKVSQSAFLLSPSVMRALEGVHYIADHLRAEDADFSVKEDWKYVAMVIDRIFLWMFIIVCLLGTIGLFLPPWLAGMI; this is encoded by the exons ATGGGATCCAACCACCTGTTCTCCGCCGGGACGGCTTTTATTTGGGCGCTACTCTTGAGTCCGGCCG CCCTCTGTGATGAGAAGACCCACTCACATGCTGAAGATGACCTTTTCAAGACCCTGTTCGCTGGGTACAACAAGTGGTCGAGACCTGTGCCAAACATCTCCGACGTCGTCATTGTCAAGTTTGGACTCTCCATAGCCCAGCTTATTGATGTG GATGAAAAGAACCAAATGATGACAACCAACGTGTGGCTTAAACAG GAGTGGAATGACTACAAGCTTCGCTGGAGACCGTCTGACTATGACAACGTGACATCCATAAGAGTGCCGTCAGAGCTCATATGGGTACCAGATATCGTCCTCTATAACAA TGCTGATGGCGAATTTGCTGTGACCCACATGACAAAAGCTCACCTATTCTACACGGGCAAAATTCGCTGGGTGCCTCCTGCCATTTACAAGAGCTCTTGCAGCATTGATGTCACCTTCTTCCCCTTCGAtcaacaaaactgtaaaatgaaatTTGGCTCCTGGACTTATGACAAGGCCAAAATTGACTTGGAGCAGATTGAAAATACTGTGGATCTCAGCAACTACTGGGAGAGCGGCGAATGGGCCATCATCAATGCCGTGGGAACGTATAATACAAAGAAATATGACTGCTGCCATGAGATTTACCCAGACATCACCTACTTCTTCATCATCCGACGTCTTCCCTTATTTTACACAATCAACCTCATCATCCCCTGTCTGCTGATCTCATGCCTCACGGTTTTGGTTTTCTATCTACCGTCAGACTGCGGTGAGAAGATCACCCTGTGTATCTCCGTGTTGTTATCCCTCACTGTCTTCCTGCTACTCATCACAGAGATCATACCGTCCACATCCCTTGTTATCCCTCTCATCGGCGAGTACCTCCTCTTCACCATGATTTTTGTCACCCTGTCCATCGTTATCACTGTCTTTGTCCTCAACGTCCACCACCGCTCTCCCAGCACTCACAAGATGCCCCACTGGGTCCACTCTGTGTTCCTGGACTTGATTCCACGTTGGTTGTTCATGAGGCGGCCCGCACCGGATGGCCGCCGTCGCAGGCTGCTGCTCCTTCAACAGGAAGCGGCGGCAGAGCGGCGGCAGCTCCGAATAGCTGGGTATAAATCGGGCAACTACATCAGCACCTCAGCTAACTGGCTAAGAGATGGGACCACACTGGAAGACCCCGAGAGAAGCTGTTATGAGGACTTGGAGCTGGGAACACTGACATCCTATTTCTCCTTCCGTCCTCCTTCGCCCAGGCCTCCAGGGTCAACTCCTCCGccacaacaaaaaaccccacagaacAGCCAGAGCCGACAAGAGGTGGTGGCAGGGGGGAACAGGCACTTAACTGGAACCAGAGGTAATTCCACTCCTCGGCCGGCTAAAGTTGACAATAAAGTGTCACAGTCAGCTTTCCTGCTTTCACCAAGTGTCATGCGTGCATTAGAAGGGGTGCACTACATTGCAGACCACCTGAGGGCTGAGGATGCTGACTTCAGT GTGAAAGAGGACTGGAAGTATGTCGCCATGGTGATTGACCGTATCTTCCTGTGGATGTTCATTATTGTCTGCCTGCTTGGGACAATTGGCCTCTTCTTGCCCCCGTGGCTAGCCGGCATGATTTAA